One segment of Carya illinoinensis cultivar Pawnee chromosome 1, C.illinoinensisPawnee_v1, whole genome shotgun sequence DNA contains the following:
- the LOC122312724 gene encoding uncharacterized protein LOC122312724: MEDSSCPICGLAAATSDHVLWNCSAARDVWSQASRPIQKLSLEAKSLKEIWQQIMGKLPKIMMEQAGSIMRLIWTRRNKVVHGKEFRHPNSIIHMAQDDLKCFKLARQNNSNGQGAEFSGRNQRWTTPPEGLYKLNWNAAINQSLGLIGIGAILRDCNGQVLGTIRARRNLNVSPFTAEAYAMMMAVLFCKEAGFHSIIFEGDSLQVVERMQKIVIDWSQGGFIIKDTKQVLQEIVSWSFCHRKRDSNMAAHMLAKDALLTECDLYELEKIPSCIRHVAQLDICNSML; this comes from the coding sequence ATGGAGGATAGCAGCTGCCCAATATGTGGCCTTGCAGCAGCAACATCAGATCATGTCCTATGGAATTGCAGTGCAGCCCGAGATGTCTGGAGCCAAGCAAGCAGACCAATCCAAAAACTCTCTCTAGAAGCCAAGTCCTTAAAAGAAATTTGGCAGCAAATAATGGGAAAGCTACCAAAAATAATGATGGAGCAAGCAGGCTCAATTATGAGACTAATATGGACAAGAAGGAACAAGGTTGTGCATGGGAAGGAATTCAGGCATCCAAACTCCATCATTCATATGGCCCAAGATGATCTTAAATGCTTCAAATTAGCAAgacaaaataattcaaatggCCAGGGTGCAGAGTTCTCTGGAAGAAATCAAAGATGGACTACACCACCTGAGGGACTCTACAAACTGAATTGGAATGCTGCAATAAACCAATCCCTGGGTCTAATCGGCATTGGGGCTATTCTCAGGGACTGTAATGGCCAAGTACTTGGTACTATCCGAGCAAGAAGAAATCTAAACGTCTCCCCATTCACTGCTGAAGCTTATGCAATGATGATGGCAGTGCTCTTCTGTAAAGAGGCTGGTTTCCACTCTATCATTTTCGAAGGAGACTCACTCCAAGTGGTGGAGAGAATGCAAAAGATAGTTATTGATTGGAGCCAAGGAGGATTCATCATCAAAGATACAAAACAGGTCTTACAAGAAATTGTTTCTTGGAGTTTTTGTCACAGAAAGAGGGATTCAAACATGGCAGCCCACATGCTAGCCAAGGATGCCCTTCTAACTGAATGTGATCTCTATGAATTAGAGAAAATACCATCTTGTATTAGACATGTCGCTCAATTAGATATTTGTAACAGCATGCTTTAG